A single genomic interval of Mangifera indica cultivar Alphonso chromosome 5, CATAS_Mindica_2.1, whole genome shotgun sequence harbors:
- the LOC123216596 gene encoding cilia- and flagella-associated protein 251-like isoform X1, producing the protein MEEGESSEAEWSMEDEGKREDKWGEMGKMTVKENSPNQSVEEEEEEDDDDNSSKEQNIEKEEESSEGKLSLEENASMESAEKEKEDSHDHSDEDSGEEHVMEKEEDSSEGTVCSSIESNSEGAIWPAEMIEPLSQEIKETDAINQNSGEKKANETDTYHFLDCKRMRNIKKSNNQTTCQKAVQAINMINDLTVNHLNQRIWVWSILVLLLLLLLLHIRRTAVPSNLIYHDDAIVP; encoded by the coding sequence ATGGAAGAGGGTGAGAGCTCAGAAGCAGAATGGTCAATGGAAGATGAAGGAAAGAGAGAGGATAAGTGGGGAGAGATGGGAAAAATGACAGTAAAAGAAAATTCACCGAACCAGtcagttgaagaagaagaagaagaagatgatgatgataatagtAGCAAAGAACAGAACATagagaaagaggaagagagCTCAGAAGGAAAATTGTCTTTAGAAGAAAATGCATCAATGGAATCagctgaaaaagaaaaagaagacagCCACGACCACAGTGATGAGGATAGTGGCGAAGAACATGTGATGGAGAAAGAGGAAGATAGCTCAGAAGGAACAGTATGCTCATCTATTGAATCCAACAGTGAGGGCGCAATTTGGCCGGCAGAGATGATAGAGCCTTTGTCACAGGAAATCAAAGAAACGGATGCCATCAACCAGAATTCAGGGGAGAAGAAAGCCAACGAAACAGACACTTACCATTTCTTAGACTGCAAAAGGATGAGAAATATCAAGAAAAGCAATAATCAAACCACGTGCCAGAAAGCAGTTCAGGCAATCAACATGATAAATGATCTAACAGTGAACCATCTGAATCAACGAATTTGGGTTTGGTCAATTTTGGTGTTACTGTTGCTGCTGCTACTGTTGCATATTCGCCGTACAGCTGTCCCTTCCAATCTTATTTATCATGATGATGCCATTGTTCCATGA